The genome window TACGCAGATGCCGCCCGCAGGCTCGGGGTCGAGTTCGAGCTCTTCACCCCGGTCGGCCGCGTGCTCGTCGAGGGCGGGCGTGTCACCGGTGTCGAGACCGAGCGCGGCACCGTCAGCGCGCCGGTCGTCGTCAACGCGGCGGGCAGCCACTCGCTGCTCCTCGCCAGGACCGCCGGTATCGAACTGCCCATCACCCCCTGGCGCCGGGAGATCCTCGTCACTGAGCCGGTCGAGCGCTTCCTCGATCCGATGGTCATCTCGTTCAGCTTCGGCATCTACTTCCGGCAGACCAGGCACGGTGCCGTCATCGGCGGATTCGCCGACCCCGACGAGCAGCCGGGCTTCAACCAGACCTCGAGCCTCGACTTCCTGACGACCATGAGCCGGAAGCTCGGCCGCCTCATGCCGAGGCTCGCGTCGGTCAAGATCGTCCGCCAGTGGGCCGGTCTCTACGATGCGACCCCCGACGGACAGCCGATCCTCGGGCACGTGCCCGAGGTCGACGGGTTCATCCAGGCCTGTGGTTTCAGCGGGCACGGCTTCATGATCGCCCCAAAGGTCTCATCGCTTCTCGCCCAGCTCATCACGGGCGAGCGTCCCGACCTCGACATCGACCGTCTGAACCTCCGCCGCTTCGCCGACGGAGCAACAGCCGGAGAGCGTTCAGTCGTCTGACCGGATTCGCCACACGACCGGAGCGTCGCATGGAAAGCCGACCCATTGTCCAGGTCGACGGTCTCGTGAAGGACTACGGCCGCATCAGGGCCGTCGACAACGTCTCCTTCGCCGTTGGGCGCGGCGAGATCTTCGGGCTTCTCGGTCCGAACGGCGCAGGAAAAACCACGATCATCTCGATTCTGTCCTGTCTGGTCCCGCCGACCACCGGAACGGCGCACGTGGCCGGCCACGACGTGACCCGGGACTCGATCGAGGTCAGGTCGCGCATCGGGGTCGTCCCCCAGGAGATCGCCCTCTACCAGACGCTCTCGGCTCGGGAGAACCTGCTCTTCTGGGGGCGCATGTACGGGTTGTCCGGTGACGCGCTCTCGCGGAGGGCCGGTGAGCTCATCGATGTCGTCGGCCTCAGCGAAAGGGCCGACACGCGGATCGATACGTTCTCGGGAGGGATGAAACGGCGGATCAACATCGCGGTCGGCCTTCTGCACGACCCGGAGGTCCTCTTCCTCGACGAGCCCACCGTGGGCATCGACCCGCAGACACGCAGGAGCCTGCTGGACCTCGCCAGGGACCTCAACGACCAGGGACTGACCATCCTCTACACGACGCACTATCTGGAGGAGGCCGAGTTCCTGTGTGACCGCGTCGGTATCGTCGACGGCGGGAAGCTGATCGCCATCGGGACGCAGCGCGAGCTCGTCGCGCAGATCGGAGCGACCGACACGATCACCGTCGAGGCCGACGGGATCGATGCCGCGCGCCTGGCAGCGCTCGATGAGCTGCCGGGCGTTCTCGAAACGTCGGTCGATGATCGCGTCGCGAAGATCAACGCCGAGTCCGGCTCCCGACTCCTGCCGACCCTGGTCGAGCGCCTGACGGAGTCGGGCGTCGCGATCAGGTCGGTCGAGGTCGACGCCCCGAACCTGGAGAGCGTCTTCCTGCACCTGACCGGCCGATCGCTCGGTGCCGGACAGGAGAGCGAAGGGAAAGGCGCGTCCTGATGAAGGCCCTCACGGTAGCCCTCAAGGACATCCGGATCCGTGTCAGGGACAGGAACGCGCTGGTGCTGGCCATCCTCCTTCCCATCGTGCTCATCGGCATCATCGGGTTCGCCTTCTCGAGCGACAGCGGCATCTCGACGGTCCGGCTCGCCGTCGTCGAACGTGAGGACGGGGATCTGGTCGCCGGGATGGCGGCGGCGCTCCTGTCACGCATCGACATCTTCGAGGCCGAGGTACTTCCCTCCAACGAGGCAAGGAGCGCGGTCGCGAAGGGCGACCTCTCGGCGGCGGTCGTCCTCCCCGACAGCCTGTTCGAGTCGTTCCGCGACGGTGAGAACGTCGAGCTTCGCGTTCTCAAGGACCCGGTCAGCATGGTCAAGGCCGGCATCGGCGAAGCGCTGGCCAGGAGAACGGCCACCTACGTCTCGGCCGGGACGGTACTCGCCAGGTCCGTCTATCAGGCTCTCGACGGCGAACGGCCCCTCTCCGACTCCGAGGAGTTCGAGCTCTGGGGCTACGTCTTCCAGCACATGGCCGAGACGTGGGAGGAACAGCCGATCGTCATCGACGACGTCGATCAGACGACGAGAGACATCGACGCTCACGCCTACTTCGCCCCGTCGTTCGCCGTCGTCTTTCTGCTCTTCACGCTTCTGGGAAGCGCCAAGACAATCCACGAGGAACGAGAGGCG of Candidatus Effluviviaceae Genus V sp. contains these proteins:
- a CDS encoding FAD-dependent oxidoreductase, yielding MRRTADCVIIGGGVVGSSLAYYLAKRGMTNCVVLEASYLSSGATGRCGGGIRQQWSTEPNARLAIESMALWKGLEDELDRDIEFLQGGYLVLGYTDDDVRQFEANVELQRGLGLDVEVLTPTEIRDRAAPGLDTRGVRLATYCSSDGSANPFLTTQAYADAARRLGVEFELFTPVGRVLVEGGRVTGVETERGTVSAPVVVNAAGSHSLLLARTAGIELPITPWRREILVTEPVERFLDPMVISFSFGIYFRQTRHGAVIGGFADPDEQPGFNQTSSLDFLTTMSRKLGRLMPRLASVKIVRQWAGLYDATPDGQPILGHVPEVDGFIQACGFSGHGFMIAPKVSSLLAQLITGERPDLDIDRLNLRRFADGATAGERSVV
- a CDS encoding ATP-binding cassette domain-containing protein, encoding MESRPIVQVDGLVKDYGRIRAVDNVSFAVGRGEIFGLLGPNGAGKTTIISILSCLVPPTTGTAHVAGHDVTRDSIEVRSRIGVVPQEIALYQTLSARENLLFWGRMYGLSGDALSRRAGELIDVVGLSERADTRIDTFSGGMKRRINIAVGLLHDPEVLFLDEPTVGIDPQTRRSLLDLARDLNDQGLTILYTTHYLEEAEFLCDRVGIVDGGKLIAIGTQRELVAQIGATDTITVEADGIDAARLAALDELPGVLETSVDDRVAKINAESGSRLLPTLVERLTESGVAIRSVEVDAPNLESVFLHLTGRSLGAGQESEGKGAS
- a CDS encoding ABC transporter permease subunit produces the protein MKALTVALKDIRIRVRDRNALVLAILLPIVLIGIIGFAFSSDSGISTVRLAVVEREDGDLVAGMAAALLSRIDIFEAEVLPSNEARSAVAKGDLSAAVVLPDSLFESFRDGENVELRVLKDPVSMVKAGIGEALARRTATYVSAGTVLARSVYQALDGERPLSDSEEFELWGYVFQHMAETWEEQPIVIDDVDQTTRDIDAHAYFAPSFAVVFLLFTLLGSAKTIHEEREAGTYWRLLTTPLTRSSLIGGKLLGSFVFAAVQLLVLVVLTRLLFGVDWGSDPVAVFLMVLVTAAGATSVAVFIASVARTGRQTDQVGTTVILVMSLVGGSMWPVEQAPEFLRRIARFTFNYWAQSGFRTLIFHDAGLAGIWQEIVIILAISSVLFGLSVGLLSRR